The Christensenella timonensis DNA segment CGCATGGGCAGCGCTTCCGCCCTGGCAGGCCGGCATACTTCGCCGCATAACTTTTCCTTGATCATATTGACGGAGTACTCTCCCTGTACCGTAAACAGCTCTTTTCCGCTTACAGGAATACCCATCACACGGATCTGGTTTTCAAAAAACGGTTCCAATTCCTCGATCACATACAGCTTTTTGACCTTGGAAGCAAATTCAGCAATCAGTTTCTTAGGCAGCGGGTACACCATCCCCAGCTTAAGGACACTCGCATTGGGCAGCGCTTCCTTTACATAGTTATAACAAGTACCGCTCGTGACCACGCCGACCTCATCGCTTAAATATTCCGCACGGTTCAGCTCGCACGTATCCGCAAACGCTTCCAAATCCTTCATCCGCTGTTCTACCACGATGTGGCGCGCTTTTGCCATCCCCGGCATCATCACGTACTTCCTGATATCTTTTTGGTAATCCTTTAAGGGCGCTTCTTCCCGCCCGCCGATTTCCACGATGCCGCGCGAATGTGAAATCCGCGTGTTAGAACGCAAAAGTACAGGCGTATCAAACTTTTCACTCAGCGAAAATGCATATTTCATAAATTCCTTTGCTTCCATGCTGTCTGATGGCTCCAGCATCGGCACATGGGAACTGCGCGCATAAAAACGCGAATCCTGCTCATTCTGGCTGGAATGCATCCCCGGGTCGTCCGCCACCAGGATCACCAATCCGCCGTTCACGCCCGTATAGGACGCCGTAAAAAGCGGATCGGCCGCCACGTTCAGTCCCACATGCTTCATACAGCAAAGCGCCCGCGCGCCGCCATAGCAAGCCCCCGCCGCAACTTCGAGCGCCACCTTTTCGTTGGGCGCCCACTCTGCATATACCTCGTCATATTTGACGATATTCTCCGTTACCTCCGTACTCGGCGTACCGGGATAGGAGGAAACGACATTTACACCGCCTTCGTACGCCCCTTGTGCATACGCCTCATTTCCAAGCATAATTTTCTTCATCTGCTCTGCTTCCCTCTTCCATCTATTCGTTCGTGCGCAGGTCTGTGACCCTCTGCGCCTTGCCTTCAAACCGTTTTAAGGACTGCGGCTCTGCCAGCGTTACCTTCACATGCATATTGAGCACGGTAAAGATATTATGTGCAATGCGCTCCTTGAGCGCTTCCAAAGCTTTATAGCTTGTGAGCAGCCCCTCGTCTGCAACCTCGACCTTTACTTCGATGCGGTCCAGATGCTTTTCCGTGGTCAGGACGATCTCGTAATGCGGCGCCACGTCCTCCATGCCCAGCAGCACGCCCTCAATCTGCGATGGGAATACGTTCACCCCGCGGATGATCAGCATATCATCCGTACGTCCCGAAACCTTTTCCATACGCGTCGTCGTACGTCCGCATGGGCAGGGCTCGTCGGACAGCCGCGTGATATCCTTCGTACGGTAACGCAGGATGGGCAGCGCTTCCTTGGTCAGGCTCGTCACAACAAGCTCGCCTTTCTCCCCCATCGGCAGCACCTCTCCCGTGTCCGGGTCGATGATTTCAGAGATAAACTCGTCGTCCGCGATATGCATTCCATTTTGCTTGTAACATTCGCCGGAGAAGCCCGGCCCGATGACTTCGGAAAGCCCATAGTTTTCCGTGTCTGTGATGTTCAGGTATTTCTCGATCTGCTTTTGCATCTCTTTGGTATGCCCTTCGCCTCCAAAAAGCCCCAGGCGCAGCTTCAGCTTTTTAAAATCGATGCCCATCTTCTGCGCCGTTTCTCCTAAATAGAGCGCATACGACGGCGTGCTGATGAGAACCGTGCTTCCGAAATCCTGCATGAACTTAATCTGGCGCTCCGTGTTCCCGCTCGATACGGGAATGACGCTCGCGCCTACATTTTCCAGCCCATAATGCAATCCGAAGCCTCCGGTAAAAAGCCCGTAGCCAAAGGATATCTGCGCAATATCGTCCGGGAGCAGCCCTGCGGCGCAGGCAATACGCGAAACAAGGCCCGTCCACATATCAAGGTCGTGGCGCGTATATCCGACGATCGTCGGATTTCCCGTCGTGCCCGAAGAACCGTGTACGCGCACGACCTGCTTCATCGGCACGGCAAACATTCCGTACGGATAATTCTCACGCAAATCGTCTTTGGTGGTAAACGGCAGTTTCCTGATGTCTTTCAAGGTCTTGATATGCTCTGGCTTTAAACCGATTTCGTCCAGCTTCTTCTTGTAATGCGGAACATTATCATAACAATACGCTACCGTGTGTTTCAATCGTTCAAGCTGCAGTTCCCTTATTTTACCACGGTCTGCACATTCCATTTCCTTGTTCCAGATAATGTGTTCCACTCAAATTCCCTCCTAAAACGAAAACGGCCTCAGCCGCTAAACAAATCATAAATATTATAATACAATGCGCTTGAAAAAGAAACACCATTCTACGGTTTTTAACAACGGAGTCATACTTCCAGCGACACCGTTTCCGCATTCCCGATATCGCGCGACAACACGTCTCCTCCGTCATGCGTCAAAAGTGCAGACAGGCAGTTCAGAATAAACCCCTTGTGTCCAACGACCAGGATGCTTTTTCCGCCGTATTTATCGATCAATCCATCCACCCATCGGCTGCATGAGTTGTAATATGCCGCGACCCCGTCTCCCTGCGGGAAAACATAAGTTCGCCAGTCGTCCATGTACTTTTGCCATTCTTCCGGGTATCGTTTGGCGACCTCGCGATAGTGCAGCCCCTCAAATATCCCAAAATCCATTTCGCGGATTTCTTCCGCCTGTAAAATAGCGGCCGGTTTTTGGCGCAGCTTTGCGACCACCGCTTCCGCCGTCTTACAAACACGCCTGGCCCTTCCGTAAAGCACAACATCAAACTTCGTATTCCCGAGCAGCGCTGCCGCCTGCGCCGCTTGCCGCTTCCCCGTTTCATTCAGGGGCAGGTCGAGGCTGCCGCAAAAATTACCATCCTTGTTCGCGTCCGTCTGCGCGTGGCGCAGGAAAGTTATTTTTGTTTTCACAGCATCACCGCCATCACCAGCAGAAAAACGATCTCTCCCAGTTCGTTGCACGCGCCCAACACATCGCCCGTCGCGCCGCCGATCTTTTGGCCGGCAATAAAATGCATCGCCGCCCCAATCGCGATCATGCAGGCTACAGAGACCGACCCTGCGGCAAACCCGCCGGCCAGAACGGCGGCAGCGGCACAAAGGGTGATCGCAACCAGCGCCGTATCCGTTTTCAGGTGTTCTACAATACATTTCGCCATACCGTCTTGCCGCGGATAACGGCTCAGTTTGGCACAAAACACGAGCGGGATCTTACCGCATAGCGGCGCCGCCAGCAATATCCACAATACCCGCGCGGGATCGACAGACGGGATCAAAAATGTTTTGCTTGCTACGACAAAGATGATGCCCAGGACGCCGTACGTCCCGACGCGGCTGTCCTTCATGATCTCCAAGGTGCGTTCTTTTGTTTTCCCTGTAAAAAAAGCGTCGCACACATCCGCAAACCCATCGATATGCAATCCGCCTGTAAACATGATCCCTGCGACCACACATAAAAACGCCGGCAGGTAGGGGATGCCCGTCAATAAAAAAAGCTGGTAGACAGCCAGCATCACCGCGCCCGTCATGAGCGCCGTCAACGGAAACCATGCAACGCTGTCCGCGTAATCCTGGCAGGTAACGTCAAATTGTTTTTTCAGCGGCAATCTCGTCATCGTCTGGATCGCCAGTCCAAGTTTTTTCATGCGCCGCCTTTCAGAAGCATCAGCATCCCGCTTACCACAAAATACGCTTCATAGGCCTGTTGTGCCAGCATCTGGTTAGCCCTGCCGCTGATATCGCGGAACAGCCTTCCCAGGGAATTCTCCGGCACGAGTCCCATCCCCACTTCATTGGTCACAATAATAAAATCCGCTTTGCTTGCGCTGCACGCCGCAAGAAGCTCCCTGATTTTTGTTTCGATTTTATATTCCAGCTCCGCTTGTTCGCCGGCCGAAAGGATTTCCCATTCATCCCAATCATTCTTTTCTGCCCAGATCAGGTTCGTGATATAAACGGTCAGGCAATCGATCAGATAAACATCGTGGTTCCCATAAGCGGTCACTTTTTTCAGGTCATATGGTTCCTCATAGGTCGTCCATTCCTGCGGACGATCCTGCCTGTGCCGCCTGATCCGTTTTTCCATCTCTTCGTCTGTATTGATCGCCGTCGCCACATACGCCACATCCCTGTAGCCGGAAGCAAATTGCTGTGCATACGCGCTTTTCCCGCTGCGCGCGCCTCCGGTCAGCATGATGATCCTTCCCATAGCTGTTTTCTCCCCTTTGTCGATAAAAAAGACGGGGCCGATATCCTCGTCTTTTTACGCCGCTACAGCGTCGTTTTTCTTTTTGTCAGGCTCAGCCTTGCCATCGCGCGCGCAAGCGCGATCTTGCTGCGCCGGTATTCCTCCGCGCTCATCCGCTGCCGCATGCGTTCCTCCGCGCGTTCCTTTGCACGTTCCGCACGTTTTACGTCTATTTCCTCCGGCCATTCCGCGGCCTGTGTAAACATGATCGTTTCATCCGGGCGCACTTCCAGAAAGCCTTCCGCGACAGAACAGATCAGCCATTTCTTTCCCGTATTTATTTTCACCTCGCCCGGCACGACCGTCACAACTTCCGATTCATGCCCTTTCTGGATAGACATCTGCCCATCCTCCGTCGGAAAAATGATGGATTGGACATTGTCGCAGAAAAAA contains these protein-coding regions:
- the iorA gene encoding indolepyruvate ferredoxin oxidoreductase subunit alpha, which encodes MKKIMLGNEAYAQGAYEGGVNVVSSYPGTPSTEVTENIVKYDEVYAEWAPNEKVALEVAAGACYGGARALCCMKHVGLNVAADPLFTASYTGVNGGLVILVADDPGMHSSQNEQDSRFYARSSHVPMLEPSDSMEAKEFMKYAFSLSEKFDTPVLLRSNTRISHSRGIVEIGGREEAPLKDYQKDIRKYVMMPGMAKARHIVVEQRMKDLEAFADTCELNRAEYLSDEVGVVTSGTCYNYVKEALPNASVLKLGMVYPLPKKLIAEFASKVKKLYVIEELEPFFENQIRVMGIPVSGKELFTVQGEYSVNMIKEKLCGEVCRPARAEALPMRPPVLCPGCPHRAVYYMFNKLKLTAMGDIGCYTLGAGAPLNAIDTTLCMGASIGMAHGMEKARGKDFARKLVSVIGDSTFMHSGITGLVNMLYNGATSTVLILDNSTTGMTGHQDHPATGKNAKGEPAPAVSIEKLVETIGVKHVRILDPFDLPELEKALKEETQRDELSVIITRRPCVLIDRASVKGALCVCDDCRNCGACMKLGCPAIVKGESKVQIDPSLCIGCGLCADICPFHAIGGAAE
- a CDS encoding phenylacetate--CoA ligase family protein, with the translated sequence MIWNKEMECADRGKIRELQLERLKHTVAYCYDNVPHYKKKLDEIGLKPEHIKTLKDIRKLPFTTKDDLRENYPYGMFAVPMKQVVRVHGSSGTTGNPTIVGYTRHDLDMWTGLVSRIACAAGLLPDDIAQISFGYGLFTGGFGLHYGLENVGASVIPVSSGNTERQIKFMQDFGSTVLISTPSYALYLGETAQKMGIDFKKLKLRLGLFGGEGHTKEMQKQIEKYLNITDTENYGLSEVIGPGFSGECYKQNGMHIADDEFISEIIDPDTGEVLPMGEKGELVVTSLTKEALPILRYRTKDITRLSDEPCPCGRTTTRMEKVSGRTDDMLIIRGVNVFPSQIEGVLLGMEDVAPHYEIVLTTEKHLDRIEVKVEVADEGLLTSYKALEALKERIAHNIFTVLNMHVKVTLAEPQSLKRFEGKAQRVTDLRTNE
- a CDS encoding histidine phosphatase family protein; the protein is MKTKITFLRHAQTDANKDGNFCGSLDLPLNETGKRQAAQAAALLGNTKFDVVLYGRARRVCKTAEAVVAKLRQKPAAILQAEEIREMDFGIFEGLHYREVAKRYPEEWQKYMDDWRTYVFPQGDGVAAYYNSCSRWVDGLIDKYGGKSILVVGHKGFILNCLSALLTHDGGDVLSRDIGNAETVSLEV
- the cobS gene encoding adenosylcobinamide-GDP ribazoletransferase; the encoded protein is MKKLGLAIQTMTRLPLKKQFDVTCQDYADSVAWFPLTALMTGAVMLAVYQLFLLTGIPYLPAFLCVVAGIMFTGGLHIDGFADVCDAFFTGKTKERTLEIMKDSRVGTYGVLGIIFVVASKTFLIPSVDPARVLWILLAAPLCGKIPLVFCAKLSRYPRQDGMAKCIVEHLKTDTALVAITLCAAAAVLAGGFAAGSVSVACMIAIGAAMHFIAGQKIGGATGDVLGACNELGEIVFLLVMAVML
- the cobU gene encoding bifunctional adenosylcobinamide kinase/adenosylcobinamide-phosphate guanylyltransferase, with the translated sequence MGRIIMLTGGARSGKSAYAQQFASGYRDVAYVATAINTDEEMEKRIRRHRQDRPQEWTTYEEPYDLKKVTAYGNHDVYLIDCLTVYITNLIWAEKNDWDEWEILSAGEQAELEYKIETKIRELLAACSASKADFIIVTNEVGMGLVPENSLGRLFRDISGRANQMLAQQAYEAYFVVSGMLMLLKGGA
- the atpC gene encoding ATP synthase F1 subunit epsilon produces the protein MAAEFLVEILTPERSFFCDNVQSIIFPTEDGQMSIQKGHESEVVTVVPGEVKINTGKKWLICSVAEGFLEVRPDETIMFTQAAEWPEEIDVKRAERAKERAEERMRQRMSAEEYRRSKIALARAMARLSLTKRKTTL